The Campylobacter concisus genome contains the following window.
AAGCAGTGCTTTCACGACTAATTCCTCATATCAAGGATACTTTTCTTAGTAGCCTCTTTATTCTTTGGCTCAAGAGAGACGAAGTGAATTTCTACTCTATTGTTTTTTGCCCTACCCTCTTCTGTATTATTAGTAGCTATAGGATCAAACGAAGCCTTTCCTGAAGCTATCAGCCTATTTTGTGGCACTCCATCGCTGCTAAGCTGCTCTACTACACTCAAAGCTCTTGCAGTTGAAAGTTGCCAGTTGTTTTTGTAGGCTGAGTCTTTATTTGGCTCTATGTTATCAGTATGCCCGATGATGTCGACCTTTACTTCATTTGGCATTTTTGCCACAATCATACCAATACGCTTTAAAAATAACTTTGCATCTTCACCAGAAATTTCAGCACTATCCTTATCAAAAAGCATGGCTGCCGGAAGCCTTACAATAAAGCCATCTTCGCTCTCTTCCATCGTAATCTCAGGTGCACCACTAGCAGTTAGTAGCTCATTTATTTTTTTAACTGTCGCACTTAGCTCACTTTGCGAGCCTTTTTGCCTGCTTGATTTTTTTGCACGAGTACTTTCTGGGTCTGTCTCTTTTTCTATCTGATTTTCAGGCCTAGCGCCACCTTCAAGTACGCTTAGAGCGCCAGCTAGCGAGCCAACAGCAGCCTCCATCTTTTTAGCATCCATTGTTGCCATCGAAAGAAGCAAAACGAAAAAGCAAAGCAAAAGCGACATGAGGTCACCAAAAGTAGCAAGCCACTCAGGCATACACTTTGGGCACTCTTTAGGATCTATTAATTTACCCATTATTCAAACTGACTTTTTCTATCTTTTGGTGGCAAAAACGCCAAGAGCTTAGCTTCAAGCGTTCTTGGATTATCCCCTGCTTGTATCGCCATGATGCCCTCTAAAATGACTTGTTTTTCAAGGGCCTCGTCAGAGTCGCGTATAGAGAGGATATTTGCCACAGGTGCACCGATGATGTTACCTATCATCGCACCATAAAGTGTCGTAAGCAAAGCAACCGCCATTGATGGGCCGATCGCACTAGGATCTGACATGTTAAGAAGCATTGCAACAAGGCCTATTAGAGTACCGATCATACCCATCGCACCAGCGAAACCGCCAATTTGTTCAAAAATTTTAATGTTATTTGTATGTCTAGCACTAGTTTGGTCTATATCAATCTCTAAAAGTGCTCTTATAGCATCTGGCTCGTTACCATCGACAGCCATTGAAAGACCTTTTTTTAAAAACTGATTTGTTTCGTTATTTACTTCGCTCTCAAGTGCTAGTATTCCATCGCGTCTAGCTTTTGTAGAGTAATCAACTATCTTTTTTATAGTTTCAGGCAAATTTACAACAACGGGTGGCTTAACGGCAACACCATAAAATTTACCAATACCTTTAAGCGTCTCCATCTTGAAGCCAACCATCATAACGCCGATAGTACCACCAAAAACGATCATTATCGAAGGTACGTCGATATATGGTCCTATACCAACGCCAATTGCCATTGATCCAAACAAAAGCACTAGGGTCAAAACCCAGCCGACGACGGTTCCTAAATCCATTTAAACTCGCTTTATTTATAAATTCTTAAGATTGCCTATTCTATTAGCTTTTTGTTGAAACAATCGTTAAATTAAAAAAAATGTTTGGCATTTTTTGCTACAATCTGCGAAATTTTTAACGTTAAAAGGCTTAAAAATGAACAATACTTCAATCATAATCTTAGCTGCTGGTCTTGGCACCAGGATGAAATCAAAACGTCCAAAAGTCCTATTTGAGCTATGCGGCGAGCCGATGATCATTCACATCTTAAAGCAAGCTTATGCGATCACAAATGACGTTAGCGTCGTGCTTCACTACGAAAAAGAGTTAATTAGTCAAAAGATAAAAGAAATTTTCCCTCAAACTAAAATTTTCGAGCAAGATTTAGAAAATTTCCCAGGCACTGCTGGAGCGATAAAAGGCGTTAGCCTAAGCGGCGAAAAGGTGCTTGTTACTTGCGGAGATATGCCACTTGTTAGATCAACTGACCTCATGCGCCTAGCAAATGCCGAAGCGGACGTCGTTATGAGCTCATTTGAAGCAGCAAATCCTTTTGGTTACGGCAGAGTTATCATAAAAAATGGCAAAGTTGAAGCCATCGTCGAGCAAAAAGATGCGAGCGAAGCACAGCTTGCCATAAAGAGCGTAAATGCTGGCTGCTACTGCTTTAAACGCGAGGCGTTAGAGCAAATTTTACCACTCATAAACAATCAAAACGCACAAAAAGAGTACTACCTAACTGACGCCATAAAAATAGCAAATGAAAAGGGCTTAAAGTGCGTTGCGGTGAATGTTAGTGAGCAAAATTTCATGGGGATAAATGATAAATTTCAGCTTAGTATCGCTGAGAAAATCATGCAAGATGAGATCAAGCAAAATTTGATGAAGGCTGGCGTTTTGATGCGCATGCCTGAGAGCATTTTTATAGACAGCAGAGCTAAATTTGAAGGTGAGTGCGTGCTCGAAGAAAACGTAAGTATCCTTGGCGAGTGTCTCATCAAAGAAAGCATCATCAAAAGCTCATCGGTGATAGAAAGCAGCGTCATCAAAAACTCAGACATCGGCCCACTAGCTCATATAAGGCCAAATTCTGAAATTTCTGACACACACATAGGGAATTTCGTCGAGGTTAAAAAGGGCGTTCTTAGCGGCGTAAAAGCTGGACATTTGAGCTATCTTGGAGACTGCGAGATAGAAAGTGGCACAAACATCGGTTGTGGCACGATCACATGCAATTACGACGGCAAAGCAAAATACAAAACCAAAATCGGCAAAAACGTCTTTGTTGGCTCAGATACGCAGCTAGTTGCCCCTGTAAATATCGCTGATAACGTCATCATCGCAGCAGGAAGCACCATCACAAAAGACGTTGAGAGTGGAGCGCTAGCGATTAGCAGAGCTCGTCAAGAGAACAAAAGCGGCTTTTTTGAGAAATTCTTTGGCAAAGACGATGTTAAAAAATAAGAAAATTTTACTTGCCGTTTGCGGTAGTATCGCCTTTTATAAGGCATTCGAAATTTTATCGCTGCTTAAAAAGAAAGGTGCTGATGTTTATGTGGCTTTAAGTGACGGAGCGCTTGAATTTTGCAGTGTAAGCGGCTTTGAGGCGCTAAGTGAGCATAAAATTTTAAGCTCGCAAACGCAAAACTGGCAAGATGGCGTAAATCACATAGCTACTCTAAAATGGATCTAGTTCTAATCGCTCCAGCCTCTGTAAATACGATAAATAAGCTAATAGCTGGCATCTGTGACAATGTCTTTATGCAAACGCTAATCGCCGCCTCGCACGTACCTTTAGTCGTTGCCCCTGCTGCAAATAAC
Protein-coding sequences here:
- a CDS encoding flagellar motor protein MotB, which encodes MGKLIDPKECPKCMPEWLATFGDLMSLLLCFFVLLLSMATMDAKKMEAAVGSLAGALSVLEGGARPENQIEKETDPESTRAKKSSRQKGSQSELSATVKKINELLTASGAPEITMEESEDGFIVRLPAAMLFDKDSAEISGEDAKLFLKRIGMIVAKMPNEVKVDIIGHTDNIEPNKDSAYKNNWQLSTARALSVVEQLSSDGVPQNRLIASGKASFDPIATNNTEEGRAKNNRVEIHFVSLEPKNKEATKKSILDMRN
- a CDS encoding flagellar motor protein MotP (Homolog of MotA, appears to be involved in motility on surfaces and under different ionic conditions. With MotS (a MotB homolog) forms the ion channels that couple flagellar rotation to proton/sodium motive force across the membrane and forms the stator elements of the rotary flagellar machine.) → MDLGTVVGWVLTLVLLFGSMAIGVGIGPYIDVPSIMIVFGGTIGVMMVGFKMETLKGIGKFYGVAVKPPVVVNLPETIKKIVDYSTKARRDGILALESEVNNETNQFLKKGLSMAVDGNEPDAIRALLEIDIDQTSARHTNNIKIFEQIGGFAGAMGMIGTLIGLVAMLLNMSDPSAIGPSMAVALLTTLYGAMIGNIIGAPVANILSIRDSDEALEKQVILEGIMAIQAGDNPRTLEAKLLAFLPPKDRKSQFE
- the glmU gene encoding bifunctional N-acetylglucosamine-1-phosphate uridyltransferase/glucosamine-1-phosphate acetyltransferase (forms a homotrimer; catalyzes the acetylation of glucosamine-1-phosphate and uridylation of N-acetylglucosamine-1-phosphate to produce UDP-GlcNAc; function in cell wall synthesis), giving the protein MNNTSIIILAAGLGTRMKSKRPKVLFELCGEPMIIHILKQAYAITNDVSVVLHYEKELISQKIKEIFPQTKIFEQDLENFPGTAGAIKGVSLSGEKVLVTCGDMPLVRSTDLMRLANAEADVVMSSFEAANPFGYGRVIIKNGKVEAIVEQKDASEAQLAIKSVNAGCYCFKREALEQILPLINNQNAQKEYYLTDAIKIANEKGLKCVAVNVSEQNFMGINDKFQLSIAEKIMQDEIKQNLMKAGVLMRMPESIFIDSRAKFEGECVLEENVSILGECLIKESIIKSSSVIESSVIKNSDIGPLAHIRPNSEISDTHIGNFVEVKKGVLSGVKAGHLSYLGDCEIESGTNIGCGTITCNYDGKAKYKTKIGKNVFVGSDTQLVAPVNIADNVIIAAGSTITKDVESGALAISRARQENKSGFFEKFFGKDDVKK